Genomic DNA from Pseudomonas helmanticensis:
CGCATCGAGGTCACTGAACAGCTCGGCAATCGGCTCGATCGACTCGTAGTAAACGCGGGTCGGTGCGTAGAGCTTTTGCGCGGTGGCCAGGTCGCCTTTCTTAACTGCGTCGGTGAACTGCTGGGTGTGGCTGCCCAGTTCATCGAGTTGTTCGGTGACGTAGATCTTGTAGTCCGAAACCGGCCCGACCAGATCCAGCGGTGCTGTGGCAGCGAATGCCGACAGCGGGGTGTTGAGCAAACCAAGGGTCAGCAATAACGCGAGTGGCGTCTTTTTCATGGGGGCGGCTCCAGTGTTGAATGTTGTTTTTATGCAGCGGTTTTCGGTTGTGTGGCGTTGAGCAGCGAGCGACCGATGAAATCCTTGTCGCCCGTGATACCCGGAAGGGTGAAGAAGTAGCCGCCGCCGACCGGTTTGAGGTATTCCTCAAGCGGTTCGCCGTTGAGGCGGGTCTGCACGGTGATGAAGCCTTTTTCCAGATCGGCCTGATAACAGATGAACAGCAGGCCCATGTCGAGTTGGCCGTTCTTGTTCACGCCATTCGAATAGTTGAACGGACGACGCAGGATCAGGTTGGCCTGGCTCGCGGCAGTGCGCGGGTTGGCCAGACGAATGTGCGCGTCGAGTCTGGTCAGCTTGCCTTCTGGATCTTTGTGGTAATCCGGGACCTCGGTTTCATGCTGGGCACCCATCGGCGCGCCGCTGGTTTTGACCCGGCCGATGATGCTTTCCTGTTCCTGCAACGGCGTGCGGTCCCAGCGTTCGACGAAGTTGCGGATGATCCGCACCGCTTGGTAACTGCCGTGAGCAGCCCAGGCCGGTTCATCGCTGCCCGGTTGCACCCAGACGATGCTGTCCATGGCTTTCGCGTCGTTGGAGTTCGGGTTGGCCGAGCCGTCGCGAAAACCGAGGAAGTTACGCGCCGATTGTGCCGGCACACCCGGTTTCGCCGGGGCTTGCGGCGGCACGCTGCCTTCCTGTTTCCAGCGCACCAGCAGCAGGTCAGGGAGGTTTTTGACGATGTCGCGCAGGGCGTGAATGTTGGTGTCGGTGGTGTTCGAGCAGAACTGCAAACTCAGGTCGCCATGGCAGCAATCGGCTTCCAGCGCATCGTTGGGGAAACCGACCATGCGGATCAGGCGCTTGGGCTTGGCGTCGGCCAGACCGAAACGCTCGTCGAACAGTGATTCGCCGACGGAAACGGTGATGGTCAGGTTGTCCGGCGTCACGTTCGGGCCGAGGATGCCGGAGTCCGGCGGCGGCAGTTTCGGGTCGATCTGCGCAACCGGGCCGCCCTTCATCAGGAAGGCGATGCGTTCGTTGAGGGTGCGGAACAGCCGCTCGAGGTCTTCGCGATCACTGGCCAGCACGTCGAATGAAACCAGCATGCCCGAGGCCGGACGCGGGGTGACGATGCCGGTCTGGTGCGTGCCGTGGAAGTCGTGGCGATCTTCGGTCTTGTCGCTGCTCGGTGCTTCAGTGACTTGTGCGGGCGCGGCGGCCATCGCCGGGCAGCTCAGCGCTGAACCTGCGAGGGCGACACCGGCGGCGCCCATGCCCATCAGGACACGGCGACGTTGCAGGTTGAGTGGTTCTGAATCGTTCATCGGTACTCGTCTTCTGCTTACAGGCCGGAGAGGCCGAGGGCGGGATCAATGCCATCAAGTGCGTCGGCCAGAGCCTGGGCCTTATCGGCGATCTGCTTGCGTTGTTCGCCGCTGACGGAGTCGTAGCTGGCGTAGCCGTCCTTGATCTTGTAGCTGTTGAGTTCTGTGTCGAAGTCCGCCAGTGCCTGATCGATTTTTGGCAGCAGCTCGGCGGCTGATTTGGTCAGCATCGGCCGCAGCAGATCGACGACTTTGTGCGCGGTTTGCGCGTTGCCGGCGAATCCGTTGAGATCGCTGTGGCTGTAGCGTTCTTCTTCACCGCTGGCGGCGCGCACGTCGGCCAGCGTGTTGAGGTTGCGCACGACGATATTGACCAGTTGCTCTGGCGGCAGGGTCTGGGCGAGCAATTGCTGCTTGAGTGTGGTGACGTCGCCCAGCAGGCGCTGGGAAACGGCGGCCAGGTCATCGAGTTTGCGTTGCTGGAACAACGCATATTCGATGCGGTGGAAACCGACAAAGGCCGGATCCTGCTCGCGCTTTTCGAAGTAATCGGCGCGGGCGTTGATATTGTTGTCCAGCTCGGCGAGACGTTGCGCCGCCGGAGCCAGACGCTGATAAGCCGCACGGGCTGGCAGGTAAAGGGCCTGCGCCTGGCTCAGGTCGCCGCTGGCAATTGCCTGATCGAGTGCGGTCACGGCTTTGATCAGTGCGCTGCTCTGGCTGGCCAGGTACACGCGAAATTCCGACAGCGGGCCGACGAAAGCGACCATCGACGGTTTGGCTTTGGCGGCGGCATCAGACGCCGCCGTCGCTGTGACGTGCAGAGTGCCGCGCGGGTTGCTGAGCAAGCCACAGGTGATTGCATAGTCGCCGGGCTGCAGGTTGGCGTTGATCACCTGGCTCAGGCCGGGGGCGATGTTTTCGCGTTCTTCGACGACCAGCACGCCGTCGAGGATTTCCCATTCCACCGCGCGCTCGGAGCGGTTGACGATGCGGAAACTGGCGCGACCGGCCGGCACCGTCAGCGCATTCGGCTCGCAACTGCCCGGATGGATATTCACCACAACTTCATCGTGATTGTGCTGACGCTTGGCCGCAGCCATTTTCGAGGCGTACCAGAACAGGCCTCCGGCGGCGATCATGATGACCACCGAACCGGCCACCGCCCAGCGCAAGGCGCGGGGAGGGGAGGCCTGAGGAGTATTAGGCTTTGACATGGAGGCCCTTATTGGCTGGAAGCTGAAGACGATTTGGCGGCGGCTTTGGTATTTGGGAGCGGAGCAGCCGGCGCGGCGGGATAGAAAAACATCACCAGCGCCACCACCAGATAGAGCAGATACGCGCCGAGGGTGCTGACGGTCGGCGTGTCCTGGTAACCGAACATGCCGGCCAACACCGAACCCAACGGGCCGTCCATCGGCAGCGTCGCGCTGAAATCGAAGAGTACGGTTTGCAGGTGATTCCACAGCCCGGCTTCATGCAGCGCCTGCACCGAGTTGGCGAGAATCCCCGCAGCCACCACCAGAATGAACAGCCCGGTCCACTTGAAGAAGGCGGAAAGATTGAGGCGCATGCTGCCGCTGTAGATCAGGAAACCGACGATGATTGCCAGAATCAGGCCGAGCAGGGCACCGATCGGCGCGCCCGGGCCTTCGCTTTGCTGGAACACCGCGAGCAGGAAGAACACCGTTTCCAGGCCTTCGCGGGCGACAGCGAAGAAGACCATGGCGATCAGCGCGATGACCTGATGTTTTGAAGAAGTCAGCGCGTGATCCAGCGAGGCTTGCAGCGAGTGTTTGATCGAACGCGCGACTTTGCGCATCCAGAACACCATGGAACTGAGAATGCCCACGGCCACCAGCCCGACCACGCCTTCGAACAGCTCCTGCTGCTTCTGCGGAAATTCGGCGCTGACCAGTTCCAGGCCACCGCCGACCAACAGCGCCAGGGCAGCCGCAAGGAATACGCCAATCCACACGGCAGGCATCCACTGGCCACGGCCGGTTTGCTGGAGGTAGCTGGCGATGATGCCAACGATCAGCGCGGCTTCGATGCCTTCGCGCAGCATGATCAGAAAAGGAACGAGCATTCGGTGTCCAGTAAGTCATTCGTAGAGGTTACAAGTTGTAACATAATGACAACCATTCTCACATGACATTCATTGATATGAACCTGAACGAAAGCTGAACAAGTTGAAGAACAACCATTCTCATACAGGTGACACCGGAACTTTGTAGGAGCTGCCGAAGGCTGCGATCTTTTGATCTTGGTTTTTAAAATCAAAAGATCGCAGCCTTCGGCAGCTCCTACACGGGTTTTGCGTTGGATGCGGTAAGATGCGGGCCACTCAAAAACAACAAGGTTCACCGCGTTCCATGTCGGAAAAAGACACCATCGCCGTTCAACTGGTGCGTGAAGCGCTGCTGCAAAGTTGTGCCCCGGGCGTGGCCACGGACGAAGTCCTGAACAAGATCGGGATCGATCCGGCGCTGCTGCAAACCGACAACGGTCGGGTGCCGGCCTCGCAGTACGCCAAGCTCTGGCGTTTGCTCGCGCGGCGTGGCGATGACGAGTTTTTCGGCATGGATCCGCGCCAGCTCAAGTCTGGAAGTCTGGAATTCCTCTGCCGCAGTGCGATGGCGCAACCGACGCTGGCAGCGGGTTTGAGCATGGGTTTGAGTTTTCTCTCGCTGATGCTGGAGCGCATGCCGGCGCAGTTGGTGCATCAGCAAAGCCTCGCGGAGATTGTTCTGCACGAGGATGACAACGATCCGCGTCGCGCCTTCACCTATTTCACCTATTGGATGATCGTCCACGGCGTCGCCTGCTGGCTGGCGGGGCGGCGGATTCCGATTCTGGCGATTGAACTGCGTTGCCCCGAGCCGGCGTTCACCGATGACTATCGGGTGATGTTTTCCGAGAACCTGCGTTTTGATCGACCGCGCACGCGGATGATCTTCTCTGCTGATTGCCTCGATCTGCCGATCAAGCGGTCTGCCGAAGAGCTGAAACGCTTTCTGGCCCATGCGCCGGCCAACATTCTGGTCAAGTACCGCGACCCGCAAAGTCTGGCCAGTCGGATCAAGCAGGATCTGCGGCAGTTGCCGGCTGAGCAGTGGCCGGAAACCGAGGCCCTGGCGCAGCAACTGTGCATGTCGGCTTCGACCTTGCGCCGACGTCTGGCGGAGGAAGGGCAGACCTATCAAGGCCTCAAGGACAGTGTGCGCAAGGAATTGGCGATTGTCTGGCTGGCGGAGCCTTCGATCAGTTTTGTCGAGATCGCCAGCCGTTTGGGTTTTGCCGATGCCAGTTCGTTTTACAAGGCGTTTCGCAAGTGGTCGGGATCGAATCCGGGCCACTACCGGACGCTGATTCTGAATGAGGTTGTCTGACCCGGCCCTATCGCGAGCAGGCTCACTCCTACATTTGGAAGGCATTCCTCTGTAGGAGCTGCCGAAGGCTCCGATCTTTTGATCTTGTTTTAAAAAGGTCAACGTCAAAAGATCGCAGCCTTCGGCAGCTCCTACAGGGGGGCGATGTTGAGCTGTCTTGGCCAAACCAGTCAGCCACTTTGATGGCTTTGACCATTGCTCCAAGCCCCGTACAGCGCGACTATCCCTCTGTTGTTTACGCTTCCCAGCCTAATAAAAACACAGAGGGATTCTGGCAATGCGCGATTACTTGTCTGCCACCACACAGTTCAACTATCAGCACACCGTGGAAGCCGCGCTCAGCGGTTCGCTTGAGGCACTCAACGCCTGCGTCGAATGCTGTGACCGTCACGCGTTGCCGGGGCGTATCGCGTTGTTCTGGGAAGGCCGCGACAGCGCCAGTGCGACATACACCTTCAGCGACCTGCAGGACAAAGCCGCGCGTTTCGCCAACTTCCTCCTCGCCCAAGGCGTGCAGAAGGGTGACAAGGTCGCCGGCCTGCTGCCGCGCAACATCGAATTGCTCATCACCGTGCTCGCCACCTGGCGCATCGGCGCGGTCTATCAGCCTCTGTTCACCGCATTCGGCCCCAAGGCTCTTGAACATCGGCTGAACAGCTCCGGCGCCAAAGTCGTGGTCACCGATGCGGTCAACCGGCCGAAACTCGCCGACGTCGCCGATTGCCCGACCCTCGTCACCGTCGGCGGCGCCAAAGGCCAGGGCATCGTCCGTGGCGATTTCAGTTTCTGGGCCGAACTGGCCAATTATTCCAACGTCTGCGAACCGGTGCTGCTGACCGGCGAAGACCCGTTCCTGCTGATGTTCACATCGGGCACTACCGGCCCGTCGAAAGCGCTGTCGGTACCGCTGAAAGCCATCGTCGCCTTTCAGAGCTACACCCGCGATGCCGTCGATCTGCGCCCGGAAGATGCGTTCTGGAACGTCGCCGATCCGGGTTGGGCTTATGGCATTTATTTCGGCGTTACCGGTCCGTTGTCGATGGGCCACCCGATCACCTTCTACGATGGCCCGTTCACCCTCGAAAGCACCTGCCGGGTGATCAACAAGTACGGCATCACCAACCTCACCGGTTCGCCGACGGCTTATCGCCTGCTGATCGCTGGCGGTGATGAGTTTGCCAAGGCAATCAAGGGCAAGCTGCGCATTGTCAGCAGCGCCGGCGAACCGTTGAACCCGGAAGTGATCCGCTGGTTCGCCGACAACCTCGGCGTGGTCATTCATGATCACTACGGCCAGACCGAACTGGGCATGGTGCTGTGCAACCACCACGGCCTCGAACACCCGGTACACATCGGTGCCGCCGGTTTCACCTCGCCGGGCCATCGCATTGTTGTGCTCGATGAGCATTACAACGAACTCGGCGTCGGCCAGCCGGGCATCCTCGCCATCGACCGCGCGCAATCGCCCATGTGCTGGTTCGGCGGCTACCAAGGCGCGCCAACCAAAGCCTTCGTCGGCGATTACTACTTGAGCGGCGACACCGTGGAATGGAACCCGGACGGCAGCATCAGCTTCGTCGGTCGCAGCGATGACGTGATCACCACTTCCGGCTACCGGGTCGGCCCGTTCGACGTGGAAAGCGCGCTGATCGAACACCCGGCGGTAGTCGAAGCGGCGGTCGTCGGCAAACCGGACCCGGAGCGCACGGAACTGGTCAAAGCCTTTGTCGTGCTCAGTGCGCAATACCGCGCGGCGCCGGAGCTGGCCGAAGAACTTCGTCAATACGTGCGCAAGCGTCTGGCCGCGCATTCGTACCCGCGTGAAATCGAATTTGTCAGCGAATTGCCCAAAACCCCGAGTGGCAAATTGCAGCGCTTTATCTTGCGCAACCAGGAAATCGCCAAGGCTCAAGAGGCCGCGGCGCATAACGTTTCAGCTTGAATCAGGAATTACAGTCATGCAGATCGAGAACAAGGTTTTTATCGTCACCGGCGGCGCCTCCGGCCTCGGTGCCGCCACCGCTGAATTGCTGGTGAATGCTGGCGCCAAAGTCATGCTGGTGGACATGAACGCCGAAGCCGTCGCCGGGCAGGCTCAGCGTCTCGGCGCGCACAGCGTGGTGGCCGACATCAGTAACGAAGCCGCTGCCGAAGCCGCCGTGCAGGCAACGGTTTCAGCGTTTGGCAGCCTCAATGGCCTGGTCAACTGCGCCGGCATCGTCCGTGGCGAGAAAATCCTCGGCAAGAACGGCCCGCATGCGCTGAGCAGTTTTGCCCAGGTGATCAACGTCAATCTGATCGGCAGCTTCAACATGCTGCGTCTGGCTGCTGCAGCGATTGCCGAGTCCGAAGCCAATGCTGATGGCGAGCGCGGCGTGATCATCAACACCGCTTCGGTGGCGGCGTTCGACGGCCAGATCGGTCAGGCGGCTTACGCTGCCTCCAAAGGCGCCATCGCCAGCCTGACCTTGCCCGCCGCGCGCGAACTGGCGCGCTTCGGTATCCGTGTGATGACCATCGCCCCGGGCATTTTCGAAACCCCGATGATGGCGGGCATGACCCCGGAAGTGCGCGACTCGCTGGCGGCCGGCGTGCCGTTCCCGCCGCGCTTGGGCAAGCCTGCCGAGTACGCTGCACTGGTTCGGCATATCATCGAAAACAGCATGCTCAACGGCGAGGTGATCCGTCTCGACGGTGCCTTGCGCATGGCCGCCAAGTAAGGAGGATTTGTCATGACTATTTCCAACGATCCGATTGTTATCGTCAGCGCCGTGCGCACGCCAATGGGCGGTTTTCAGGGCGAACTGAAAAGCCTCAGCGCACCGCAACTCGGTGCTGCCGCGATCAAGGCTGCGGTGGAACGCGCCGGTGTTGCCAGCGACGCGGTTGATGAAGTGTTGTTCGGTTGCGTGTTGCCGGCGGGGCTCGGTCAGGCACCGGCGCGTCAGGCTGCATTGGGCGCCGGGCTGGATAAATCGACCCGTTGCACCACCGTCAACAAGATGTGTGGTTCGGGCATGGAAACCACGATTCTCGCTCATGACATGTTGATCGCTGGCAGTGCCGATGTGGTGATTGCCGGCGGCATGGAAAGCATGTCCAACTCGCCGTATCTGCTCGATCGCGCCCGCGCCGGTTACCGCATGGGCCACGGCCGGGTGCTCGATTCGATGTTCCTCGATGGCCTCGAAGACGCCTACGACAAGGGCCGCTTGATGGGCACCTTCGCTGAGGATTGTGCCGAGACCAATCATTTCAGCCGCGAAGCTCAGGATGCCTTCGCCATCGCCTCGACCACCCGCGCGCAGCAGGCGATCAAGGACGGTAGCTTCAAGGACGAAATCGTCCCGCTGACCGTAACCGTTGGCAAAGAGCAGGTGCTGATCAGCCACGACGAGCAGCCGCCGAAAGCCAAGCTGGACAAGATTGCCTCGCTGAAACCAGCATTCCGCGAAGGCGGCACGGTGACGGCAGCGAACTCCAGTTCGATTTCTGACGGGGCGGCGGCGTTGGTGCTGATGCGTCAGTCGCAGGCACAGAAACTGGGGTTGAAACCGTTGGCTGTTATTCATGGCCATGCGGCGTTCGCTGATACCCCGGGCCTGTTTCCGGTGGCGCCGATTGGTGCGATCAAGAAGCTGATCAAGAAAACCGGTTGGTCGCTGGGTGACGTCGATCTGTTCGAGGTCAATGAAGCGTTCGCTGTGGTCGGCATGGCCGCGATGACCCATCTGGAAATCCCCCACGACAAGCTCAATGTGCATGGTGGCGCTTGTGCGCTGGGCCATCCGATCGGTGCTTCCGGTGCGCGGATTCTGGTGACGTTGCTTTCGGCGCTGCGCCAGCGCCAGCTCAAACGCGGCATCGCCGCGATCTGCATCGGCGGCGGCGAAGCCACGGCCATGGCCGTGGAATGCCTCTACTAAACACACCACCCCTGTAGGAGCTGCCGCAGGCTGCGATCCTTTGACTTTGCTTTTTAAGATCAAAAGATCGCAGCCTCGTTGCACTCGGCAGCTCCTACATGAGTTGACTTCTGTAGGAGCTGCCGCAGGCTGCGATCTTTTGACTTTGTTTTTTAGAAATCAAAAGCAAGATCAAAAGATCGCAGCCTCGTTGCACTCGGCAGCTCCTACAGGGGATTGTGGTAAACCGGATTTAAGGACTCAGCATGATTCCCAACGAAGACCAAACCCAGATCCGTGACATG
This window encodes:
- the efeB gene encoding iron uptake transporter deferrochelatase/peroxidase subunit codes for the protein MNDSEPLNLQRRRVLMGMGAAGVALAGSALSCPAMAAAPAQVTEAPSSDKTEDRHDFHGTHQTGIVTPRPASGMLVSFDVLASDREDLERLFRTLNERIAFLMKGGPVAQIDPKLPPPDSGILGPNVTPDNLTITVSVGESLFDERFGLADAKPKRLIRMVGFPNDALEADCCHGDLSLQFCSNTTDTNIHALRDIVKNLPDLLLVRWKQEGSVPPQAPAKPGVPAQSARNFLGFRDGSANPNSNDAKAMDSIVWVQPGSDEPAWAAHGSYQAVRIIRNFVERWDRTPLQEQESIIGRVKTSGAPMGAQHETEVPDYHKDPEGKLTRLDAHIRLANPRTAASQANLILRRPFNYSNGVNKNGQLDMGLLFICYQADLEKGFITVQTRLNGEPLEEYLKPVGGGYFFTLPGITGDKDFIGRSLLNATQPKTAA
- the efeO gene encoding iron uptake system protein EfeO yields the protein MSKPNTPQASPPRALRWAVAGSVVIMIAAGGLFWYASKMAAAKRQHNHDEVVVNIHPGSCEPNALTVPAGRASFRIVNRSERAVEWEILDGVLVVEERENIAPGLSQVINANLQPGDYAITCGLLSNPRGTLHVTATAASDAAAKAKPSMVAFVGPLSEFRVYLASQSSALIKAVTALDQAIASGDLSQAQALYLPARAAYQRLAPAAQRLAELDNNINARADYFEKREQDPAFVGFHRIEYALFQQRKLDDLAAVSQRLLGDVTTLKQQLLAQTLPPEQLVNIVVRNLNTLADVRAASGEEERYSHSDLNGFAGNAQTAHKVVDLLRPMLTKSAAELLPKIDQALADFDTELNSYKIKDGYASYDSVSGEQRKQIADKAQALADALDGIDPALGLSGL
- the efeU gene encoding iron uptake transporter permease EfeU, with product MLVPFLIMLREGIEAALIVGIIASYLQQTGRGQWMPAVWIGVFLAAALALLVGGGLELVSAEFPQKQQELFEGVVGLVAVGILSSMVFWMRKVARSIKHSLQASLDHALTSSKHQVIALIAMVFFAVAREGLETVFFLLAVFQQSEGPGAPIGALLGLILAIIVGFLIYSGSMRLNLSAFFKWTGLFILVVAAGILANSVQALHEAGLWNHLQTVLFDFSATLPMDGPLGSVLAGMFGYQDTPTVSTLGAYLLYLVVALVMFFYPAAPAAPLPNTKAAAKSSSASSQ
- a CDS encoding AraC family transcriptional regulator: MSEKDTIAVQLVREALLQSCAPGVATDEVLNKIGIDPALLQTDNGRVPASQYAKLWRLLARRGDDEFFGMDPRQLKSGSLEFLCRSAMAQPTLAAGLSMGLSFLSLMLERMPAQLVHQQSLAEIVLHEDDNDPRRAFTYFTYWMIVHGVACWLAGRRIPILAIELRCPEPAFTDDYRVMFSENLRFDRPRTRMIFSADCLDLPIKRSAEELKRFLAHAPANILVKYRDPQSLASRIKQDLRQLPAEQWPETEALAQQLCMSASTLRRRLAEEGQTYQGLKDSVRKELAIVWLAEPSISFVEIASRLGFADASSFYKAFRKWSGSNPGHYRTLILNEVV
- a CDS encoding AMP-binding protein — protein: MRDYLSATTQFNYQHTVEAALSGSLEALNACVECCDRHALPGRIALFWEGRDSASATYTFSDLQDKAARFANFLLAQGVQKGDKVAGLLPRNIELLITVLATWRIGAVYQPLFTAFGPKALEHRLNSSGAKVVVTDAVNRPKLADVADCPTLVTVGGAKGQGIVRGDFSFWAELANYSNVCEPVLLTGEDPFLLMFTSGTTGPSKALSVPLKAIVAFQSYTRDAVDLRPEDAFWNVADPGWAYGIYFGVTGPLSMGHPITFYDGPFTLESTCRVINKYGITNLTGSPTAYRLLIAGGDEFAKAIKGKLRIVSSAGEPLNPEVIRWFADNLGVVIHDHYGQTELGMVLCNHHGLEHPVHIGAAGFTSPGHRIVVLDEHYNELGVGQPGILAIDRAQSPMCWFGGYQGAPTKAFVGDYYLSGDTVEWNPDGSISFVGRSDDVITTSGYRVGPFDVESALIEHPAVVEAAVVGKPDPERTELVKAFVVLSAQYRAAPELAEELRQYVRKRLAAHSYPREIEFVSELPKTPSGKLQRFILRNQEIAKAQEAAAHNVSA
- a CDS encoding SDR family NAD(P)-dependent oxidoreductase — encoded protein: MQIENKVFIVTGGASGLGAATAELLVNAGAKVMLVDMNAEAVAGQAQRLGAHSVVADISNEAAAEAAVQATVSAFGSLNGLVNCAGIVRGEKILGKNGPHALSSFAQVINVNLIGSFNMLRLAAAAIAESEANADGERGVIINTASVAAFDGQIGQAAYAASKGAIASLTLPAARELARFGIRVMTIAPGIFETPMMAGMTPEVRDSLAAGVPFPPRLGKPAEYAALVRHIIENSMLNGEVIRLDGALRMAAK
- a CDS encoding acetyl-CoA C-acyltransferase; this translates as MTISNDPIVIVSAVRTPMGGFQGELKSLSAPQLGAAAIKAAVERAGVASDAVDEVLFGCVLPAGLGQAPARQAALGAGLDKSTRCTTVNKMCGSGMETTILAHDMLIAGSADVVIAGGMESMSNSPYLLDRARAGYRMGHGRVLDSMFLDGLEDAYDKGRLMGTFAEDCAETNHFSREAQDAFAIASTTRAQQAIKDGSFKDEIVPLTVTVGKEQVLISHDEQPPKAKLDKIASLKPAFREGGTVTAANSSSISDGAAALVLMRQSQAQKLGLKPLAVIHGHAAFADTPGLFPVAPIGAIKKLIKKTGWSLGDVDLFEVNEAFAVVGMAAMTHLEIPHDKLNVHGGACALGHPIGASGARILVTLLSALRQRQLKRGIAAICIGGGEATAMAVECLY